Below is a window of Arabidopsis thaliana chromosome 2, partial sequence DNA.
AAACGCAGATCCTGAGTTCCGTGAGGTTTTGCATCTTCCTCAAAACATGGCTTCATCTTTTCTCAATTTGGAGTTGTTCAGTGTAAATTCAGCTGACACTGACGCATTTTTCATTGGGAGGGCAAATACAGCATTGCCCATGAAAACAAACGCTAATGTGTACCGTAAGATCAAACTTCAGAACTTGGACACCAGTGGAAATATCGTAACTGTTGGTTATCTTGAAGTTTATCTTGGCCTCGAGACTGGTTAAGGCAAATTGATGATCTATCTAATGTTACTTTTGGATTCTAGTCGCAATCTAATATAGCAAATGTATAACATTCTTTTCAAGGGTCAACTTACAAAGTCACATTACAATAATCTTACATCGTTAAGTTCTtaattaacaagaaaagaaaaacagagaaaaaccGTTAACGTTATTATTCATAAACTCCGTTACTTATTAGTCACGTATCGCATAAACTCACCGTCAGATTCAATCCCAGCCATAGTCTCCGGCGATAAAACCACCTCCAAATCAACAGTCCCGTTTCCTTCCCTCCCCGGAAACGCCGAAATCTTCCCATCAAACTTATTCGACCGTCCACTTCTAACCGCCACCGGCCTTCCCCACCCGAAATCATTATCATACATCGGAAACCTCGGAGAGCTTCCCATAGTAACCGAAGCTCCGTCGGCATTTCCAAGAGGAAAACACCTGGGATTCGCTTCCCAATCCGCCACAACGCTACGAATCCTCCCGTCTTGATGAGCCGCAACACTCTGGTTAAGCTGATCAGCGCACCATTTAAGATCACGTGACAAAACCTCTGCCGCAGTCGCAAACGTAGGAACGCTTTGAATCGCGTTTCCGAAATACTCCGGATTCAGTTTAGGACTCAAACGGTGACGACAATTCACAGCCATACGAAACGTAGTCGTTTTCGAACTCGGAAGCTTCCTCGCACGTGTGATCGCACGCCAAAGCAACGCGCATAGAGATTGAAACGACGAGATCTCAACCGCGACGGGTTTcgaaacggcgtcgtttctCCCAAACAAACTCTCCAACATTTCCGTTAAAATACCGTTTTCTTTTCCGTTAAGTTTATCGTTGCTTTGTTTCCCTAACAACTCAACACCGTCTATTTCGCCGTTATCAACCGTCAaccatttcttcttgttcaccACAGCTTTAAGCTCTTGAATCGATTCTCTACTGAAACTGAATATCCGTTCACGTAACGGCGCGTTTTCGTCAAATGTCACCTTTGGACCACCTTGAGGGACTTTGAGCACAGCCGGTGAGATTAGCACAGACTCCCGCGTAAAATCAGGCTGACGTGTCACATTCTTAGCACCTCTAGAAACCTCCGCGAAGGTGTTAATGAAATTCCACAGCGAGGTTCCGTCAGTCACGGCGTGGTTAACGGAGCATCCGATGAAAACGCCGTCGTTCAGTTCCGTCACTTGAACGGCGAGGATTGGTCTGTTATGTCCCTCGTAGCTCACAGCTCTGTCGTAGGTGAAAAACTCTTTGACTACATCGGGAACGTCGATTCCGGCGATCACGTCGCTCACGTGGATGGATTTTGCTTGGGCGAAAACAAAATCGGCGCCGGCGTCATTGCAGGTGAGGAAAACGTGGCCGGAGGAGGAGGTTGAGAGACGGCCAGCGAGAGGAGGGAAGTGGGTGAGAGTGATTGAGAGAGAGTGTTTGAGGTGTGAGATAAGCGCGGGGAGAGGAAGGTTAGGGCACGTGAAAAGACAACCTTTTTGGATGTAGTGGCAAGAGAGCATGGGAAGATCGGAGACGGAGAGCTTGAGGTCAACGAGGGTTGACTTTTGGTCTGGGAAGACTCTGTTTCTTGAGATTATTGTTACAGATTTCTCTAAAGAAggcatttttgttttattcgttggttctctgttttgttagCTCTCAAGAGTTTTGTGTGTGATTGAGAGAGTGTGATGAGAGAAAAGGATCAGAGGAAGGAGTTATATATAGTGGGGGAtgaagagagaggaggaagaggttCATGAATCAGATGATGATGTGGCATTACTTGTCTTATTccctattaaaaaaatagaggcTTTGATCATCAACTTGTCGCCTGTACTTTGGAAAagtgtttccttatttgtGAATTTGGTTGGTAATTTGatcttctgttttgtttgtgtaaaaGGGTGTTGTTACACATGAACATGAACTAAAAAGTGAATGCACACTTTATAAACATTTAAgagtaagaacaaaaataattaatggtGAAGATAAGATGATGGACCATCATTCAATAAATTAGTTATAGGTTTCActcaaattttcttcaatttgtaATTATCAAGTTTTAAagcaataaatttaaataaactaGGATGACATCTCAATTATAtcttatttattaatattgttttgataCTTCTAAAATCTactaaaaaatcttaaaatatatcaatatgTTATAAAATCCACAAAACTCTAATGATATGatcaatttaaatttgtttccatGACTTATATTAGGTGTGAATTTTCTAATAATATGTactttagaaaacaaaaacaaaaatgacttTCACAATGTTTTTATGGAACAGGTAACCTGATGTGAGCAAAAATTATCCTTGGACCAATGAAAAcgtatattttataatataatgtgcaaagaataagaaaaagaaaaaaaaaaaaaaacttgaaccATAACATAACAATCAAATGATAGTACActgaaaacaatcaaaataataaatttgtgGAAAACTcgaaaaataatatctctaAACTTTGCTTATATGGTACGAACATTCCGAAGATAAATATTGTCTCCAATGGGTTAGCATTTAACACTCTCTGTCTTTGCTGCCAACAGTTAAACctatattgttttaaaattgcagtaaaaaagttaaaacactAGTTTCAACAGAGATCTCCATAAATCTCAATAATCCAATTAACAAAAGGATTTGCATAAGTGACGAGAAACGTATATTGGAAAGGTAATCTAGACTATTGTCATAGCGAGTAGTTATTATTATTCGGTTAATGTTGATTGCTTCACATCAAAGAGAATATCTCTGAATAAAGAGGTTTGCATTGAAGTCCACAAACAATTTGATATCATGAAATCCCAAAGTTTATTGCAGCCTCTCTCGAGACTAGTGAATCCACGTGGCAAGGACACACATAGTTTCATTTCTTACATGGCCTACATGCACACTGCACAGGTCAGTGTATGAGACGAATAGCAAACCAAAGTGTATGGGCCGGGTCGGATCAACATGCGTAACGGACGAGCTATAGTAACATATTTAGACTTAACTTCGTCATTGACGATTTGTATATTATTGTAAAAGACAAACGAAATTAACGTCTTCTACATTTATAGAACGTTACGTTCGTGGCCGGTTACTAAAAATCGCTATGTGGTGGAAATTAAAACCCTTCTGcgaaaggaaaaaataaataaaacagcAATTTaatgaaagttttgttttatatcatcTAAGGTAGTTGTTGCCCTTCAAAAGTTGCATTTTAAAGATTGGGTTCGAAATTTGTATGGAAGAGGCTTCAATCTCATCGAAAATATATTTGGGTTCGATCTATGATTCCATCGGTTAAccaaatagtaataaaaaggTTTTTGGGGGTATATGAGTGTATTTTATGCAAACGTGATAACTAATTGTGtttatgatattaatataaactaattttcatttaatgttttgagtttatgATTGTTATCAGACAGATATGATACGATATTATACAGATAGCGACAATTGATGATATTCATATCACACTATCTAACAAAATCTGGTTTGGTGTATTTGAGGTAAGAGTAAGATAGAAATTGCATGAATCTTTGACCGTGTGAGAGCTGAGAttctcaaatccaaaagatTTTATCTGTATAAAGATTAAAGACACTTCTAAAACTACGTCCTTGGAGTTCCGAGAGATTTGCATGGGGtatgtgaaaaaaagaagacttgtAATGCACTTTTTGTAAGAATTTGTCTTACATGATTGTATACacaaacaatacaaaataaaagactaACCACAAATCATcaagtaacaaaataataaactatTAGTCACCGAGAGAAAATTGAGATAATTAGCAAGTGTGTTTAATTAAAACACTATAAATCACACTGTTAATGGGTTGTCATTCCTAAAATCCCGATAAAAGTCGGCGTGGAGAATCTCATATTCATCTGATACAGTCTAGCTTTGGCCACTGTCACAACACTTCAAGTGTGTTTATTCTATTGACTAAATTAATgtaagaaattagaaaatccTAATCATAGCTTATGTTTGAGCTAACTTTGACATAAAGTGTCGGTTTCTGCAATTATTACACCAAGATTCTCGTTAACCGTCATTTTCGTTTTTGTCGGCGTCTtgagatttttattatttgcaaACTGCCACTTGAAGTGATCTGGTACGATGCAGGAAACTGCAAACACTAGTCTTAATTTTGACCGTTGGATTGGAACTCCAGTCGTTTATTCATGTTCATCGGACGGATAGTGTAGGTTACTTGAGTTTGGTTGAGTTGCGATTGACACATGATAAACATTAGTATAAGTACATGAACTATTTTTGACTCGGAACGTTCTTGACGATTATTGACTCGTtcactaattttattttgatatttaatcgACGTCATATCTTTCTCGTTTtaccaacaaagaaaaaaagatatatcttTCTTGATATTATTTCGAGAAATacttcaacttctttttcttctgtcctgataaataatataatatattttacttacAAATCTCTTTCGTCTAtagttgccaaaaaaaaaaattgcttttgTTGGTTAACACTCTGAATACTTGTGCTcagatcatatatatatatatatagtaccaCGTACaagttattaaattatatatgtatagttACAAAATACAACCATAATCAATCTCGGGGTTATAAGAAAACGACAATAATGAATCAGGcgttaataattattatatatacgtctacttttcaaaacttttttaccATCACTCCTCATTTGGAACACACAAAACTCTGGAATAATGAAATCTATACATAATTTAGCTGTGGATCAGAAgtatgataaaaataatattagttggttgattaaaaaagaaaaactttgagATCTACCACGTGTTTGACAGGTTGACAAGCGAAGCTTGTATACTATTTCCAGTACGTGGAATGTATTATGTATTAAATTCGATAATCAGATGAGATATGCTCTACGAAAATGTGTGAATTCAAGTACAATAAATTGTCAATAGATGATACTATATAACTGATTTATTATACCTAACAAGTGGATACATGCGACCCATTTTGACAGTTTAGAACCAGCCAGACATGAGAAGCTTCGATCCATAATTTTCTGACGGGTtaattaatcatataaatgctagtattcttttttactttagtGAACACAAGAATATTCTGGATGAAAtatccagttttttttttagtataacaagcaattaaaatcttaaatgatttaattaaaatttgatatacaAGAATaactggaaaaaaaattgcCATTATAGATTGTATACTTTACACGCTGGTCTATATCAACATTTAAGTCGAGGATATCTCGAAGTCAAGATAATTCAGGCTTAATACGAATGGACATTTGATGATATTATAGGATATTGATGAGCCGAAATGATCATTTTGGACCAAACCGATAGGATCAaaacttattatttttgttttgtttttggcgaCCTGCATATCTATCTTCGACCAGCCGACCATGAGCTATTTTGGATGAggtcttacaaaaaaaacagaaccaatcAATCACAATATCTTAGATCATAATTTAGGAGTTTATATAAAAGACCCttatataattagttaatcGATAAACGTGTAAAATTATTTGTGGTCTGTGAGAGAGAGCATGAATATGAtggaagcaaagaagaaaataattaaaagcaaAGCGTAGGAGggttgtttgttttgcttgaAACTATAAAATCCGATGATAGTTTTGGAAATGATCGAAAGTGAAAAGTTGGctatttctttggtttctgaAGTCTATTTTTGACATTCTTTGTTGGTACATtataataaaacagaaaaggcACACTTGGCTATCCACATATATCGAAGGACGCCGCTTTCTAcctacaaatttttatttttggtcaagactacaattttatttattaagctatttcattttatttacttttctttatttatttttaaattgtttattttattgttaaaagtttatttCTAATCGTAATTGCAAAAAAGAGTTGtccttttcttcctcttttgctGATCAGATCATAAACCATTAAATGATTCCGATTTTCACATATGAAAACagttcttttaaaattatccaTATAGGATTGAGAAATCACATAAATGTTTAATATGCAATTGGTAACGCGAACGGAttaatgtttatgtttttctttttttgcctcaagtgtttatgttttacaactatatttttgaaaattatagtcacttttcatatttgtttaagaACTATTACATATAAACACGTACGAAAGCAAGACATGATGTTTTGTTCTAATGCTTTGAGCTAATTACTTTTCAGCCAACAAAACAATGCccttaaaaagaaagaaaaatatactttCTCGATATGTCTCGTCTTCCACTATTGTCCGGTGCTGTACTCTTGTAATGGACTAGATCGTGTGTCAATTCAGACCGAAAGCCatgcattttgttttaagtctaAAGATTTCTTGATATAATAATTTCAGATTCTTAATTCCtgacagaagaaacaaacacaaatgcAGTTAGTGCATAGcgaatttaaaacaaaagaatcaatgCTTTATCAGAATAATTATAATAGTTAActctaaatttaataaatggataatatgaaaaaacgactgtaaaaaattgaataattttcatatacaaaaactcttttttcactgaatttatcattatataaaacaaagaaaaaaatgaaaccgCATCGCACACCCTTTttgtataataaataataaattaacattatgaaggtttgatttttttaactatGCTCACCAACTCACCATCAAGAAAATCGTCAACCGTTTAAGATCACAGAAATGTAAAAACAGTAAACACATATACTCACCTCAACATTGTTAGTGTAgattttttctaaagaaatCTTAAAGGAGTTCAATCCACCAATTGTGGCCATAGTGTTTAAACCTCATCCATCGAATCAGCTATTGTTACATATCCGAATTTAACATCCCTCGTCAAGGAAATTAGAAGACCAATATACAAGTTATAGACAAATTGAACATGACAGTAGACCTACATGTCAAGAGACGTGAAATATACATacattatatacatatgtatgtcgagaataaataaaatcatattgtgCTATGTatgaagtttttaaaattcgCATTTTATGCGTGCATCCACGCATAATCGGATGTGGGGGTGACCTTTGAAATGCCACAACTTTGCGCGGCCTTGATTTATCTCACGCGGgacataaatttaaaattcccATATAAATTAGATAGAAATTTCATATTctcttataatttatacattatCACAACATAAGTCAAACCTTTGACAAGACCTTCGTTGGTACATATACtatttgtataattattataagTAGCATATAAGGTTGGTTCATGTACCGCAGACTAAATGCATGTAACATACTTTGAACCAAGGCAGTGTTCGTCATATTCATTTTATTCTTCACTTCTACATCAAATTATACagcttaaataaaaattatccCATTCTTATGATTTCTTTCCCAAATTCCGTTTTTCGAGCTATGTTCATTCATCAGCGTAATGATTTCTCTCCAAATGTCGTGGtgttattaaaaagaaagttaatCAACTCTATACGAATCATTTGAAATGGGACATTTTGATAATTGGTATGTCGTCCATGCCAAGTAAATGGAGGTTTTATGAAGAAAgtcaaaacacacaacaaattTATGTGGTTCATCAACGGGATGTTGATTACGTACGCATACAAATAGATAATGGTTTACTGTATATAGATcccaatatataatttcaataactcaaatagatatataatttcaaCCGAAAACAACGGTCCATAATG
It encodes the following:
- a CDS encoding uncharacterized protein (CONTAINS InterPro DOMAIN/s: C2 calcium-dependent membrane targeting (InterPro:IPR000008); BEST Arabidopsis thaliana protein match is: unknown protein (TAIR:AT2G40745.1); Has 7 Blast hits to 7 proteins in 2 species: Archae - 0; Bacteria - 0; Metazoa - 0; Fungi - 0; Plants - 7; Viruses - 0; Other Eukaryotes - 0 (source: NCBI BLink).) gives rise to the protein MDLFVMVVGASGIGDGGEQKYNYKLRAWTNEDDPRQTKIVTTNADPEFREVLHLPQNMASSFLNLELFSVNSADTDAFFIGRANTALPMKTNANVYRKIKLQNLDTSGNIVTVGYLEVYLGLETG
- a CDS encoding HXXXD-type acyl-transferase family protein (HXXXD-type acyl-transferase family protein; FUNCTIONS IN: transferase activity, transferring acyl groups other than amino-acyl groups, transferase activity; INVOLVED IN: response to karrikin; LOCATED IN: cellular_component unknown; EXPRESSED IN: 17 plant structures; EXPRESSED DURING: 10 growth stages; CONTAINS InterPro DOMAIN/s: Transferase (InterPro:IPR003480); BEST Arabidopsis thaliana protein match is: HXXXD-type acyl-transferase family protein (TAIR:AT5G01210.1); Has 2459 Blast hits to 2362 proteins in 147 species: Archae - 0; Bacteria - 2; Metazoa - 0; Fungi - 105; Plants - 2350; Viruses - 0; Other Eukaryotes - 2 (source: NCBI BLink).); translated protein: MPSLEKSVTIISRNRVFPDQKSTLVDLKLSVSDLPMLSCHYIQKGCLFTCPNLPLPALISHLKHSLSITLTHFPPLAGRLSTSSSGHVFLTCNDAGADFVFAQAKSIHVSDVIAGIDVPDVVKEFFTYDRAVSYEGHNRPILAVQVTELNDGVFIGCSVNHAVTDGTSLWNFINTFAEVSRGAKNVTRQPDFTRESVLISPAVLKVPQGGPKVTFDENAPLRERIFSFSRESIQELKAVVNKKKWLTVDNGEIDGVELLGKQSNDKLNGKENGILTEMLESLFGRNDAVSKPVAVEISSFQSLCALLWRAITRARKLPSSKTTTFRMAVNCRHRLSPKLNPEYFGNAIQSVPTFATAAEVLSRDLKWCADQLNQSVAAHQDGRIRSVVADWEANPRCFPLGNADGASVTMGSSPRFPMYDNDFGWGRPVAVRSGRSNKFDGKISAFPGREGNGTVDLEVVLSPETMAGIESDGEFMRYVTNK